Proteins encoded by one window of Streptomyces uncialis:
- a CDS encoding murein biosynthesis integral membrane protein MurJ yields MNQASDAPGTTGTAPPSRPGAAPVTVPPPVTAPAPRTGPPVTLPRTEAPRTGPPAPAPRTGPDDTPPRTEAPGTAPAPRPTDSDPDDAERGEGGGFLARAALLTGVLTAAGALLGLLRDQTLAHLFGADRDTDAFLVAWTVPEFASTLLIEDGMALVLVPAFSVALARRTRGRSGPDPVRALVRASLPRLGLALSGIALLLVVMAPALVGALAPGLPDPELAVDCTRLTATCLLSFGLAGYCGAALRAHRSFLAPATIYVAYNVGIITTMLVLGGRWGVRSAAAGVAIGGLLMVLAQLPALWVRVRGAARPAPATGPRRPEDDGTGGDRAVRLAGDGTGTGADDRAVRLAGGALIASVLLFGVCRQSQVLIERFLGSSLPAGAISHLNYAQKVAQMPMVLSLMLCTVTFPVVARALAEGHTEKARRRVERDLTLAAAVVLLGAAAIVACAPQLVHVLFQRGAFTAADTAATAGVMRVYALGLLGHTLVGALVRTYFSAGRPTWYPLAAMSAGIAATAVLGALAVGPFGVRGIAAANATGITLAAVLLLCGTGPRSVPIHRRRVAAELTKTLVAAGCATGAALLCARWADAALPGVRGAAAAVAAAVLVVAVVFPLALWPLRADALPRRPARASGPPDVTSPRSWTDRAREGGRRTARPPRTPRPVTRKRTDAR; encoded by the coding sequence GTGAACCAGGCATCCGACGCCCCCGGCACCACCGGTACGGCGCCCCCGTCCCGCCCCGGCGCCGCACCCGTCACCGTCCCCCCGCCCGTCACGGCCCCCGCACCCCGCACCGGCCCGCCCGTCACCCTGCCCCGGACCGAGGCACCCCGAACCGGTCCCCCCGCCCCCGCACCCCGTACCGGCCCGGACGACACCCCGCCCCGGACCGAGGCGCCCGGCACCGCGCCCGCACCCCGGCCCACAGACTCGGACCCGGACGACGCGGAACGGGGGGAGGGCGGGGGCTTCCTGGCGCGGGCGGCGCTGCTGACCGGGGTGCTCACCGCCGCGGGCGCGCTGCTCGGGCTGCTGCGGGACCAGACGCTCGCGCACCTCTTCGGCGCGGACCGGGACACCGACGCGTTCCTCGTGGCGTGGACCGTGCCCGAGTTCGCGTCCACGCTGCTCATCGAGGACGGCATGGCGCTGGTCCTCGTCCCCGCGTTCAGCGTCGCGCTGGCGCGGCGGACCCGGGGCAGATCCGGGCCCGACCCCGTACGCGCGCTGGTACGGGCGTCCCTGCCGAGGCTCGGACTGGCGCTGAGCGGGATCGCGCTGCTGCTCGTCGTCATGGCGCCCGCGCTGGTCGGCGCGCTCGCGCCGGGGCTGCCCGACCCGGAACTCGCCGTCGACTGCACCCGGTTGACCGCGACCTGTCTGCTGTCGTTCGGGCTCGCCGGGTACTGCGGCGCGGCCCTGCGCGCCCATCGCAGCTTCCTCGCGCCCGCGACCATCTACGTCGCGTACAACGTCGGCATCATCACCACGATGCTGGTCCTCGGCGGGCGCTGGGGCGTGCGCTCCGCCGCCGCCGGGGTCGCCATCGGCGGACTGCTGATGGTCCTCGCGCAGCTCCCCGCCCTGTGGGTACGGGTGCGGGGGGCGGCACGCCCGGCTCCGGCGACCGGGCCGCGGCGCCCCGAGGACGACGGGACCGGCGGCGACCGGGCGGTACGGCTCGCGGGCGACGGGACCGGGACCGGGGCGGACGACCGGGCGGTACGGCTCGCGGGTGGGGCGCTGATCGCCTCCGTGCTGCTGTTCGGGGTGTGCCGACAGTCGCAGGTGCTCATCGAACGGTTCCTCGGGTCCTCGCTGCCCGCCGGGGCCATCTCGCATCTGAACTACGCCCAGAAGGTGGCGCAGATGCCGATGGTGCTGTCGCTGATGCTGTGCACGGTGACGTTCCCGGTGGTCGCGCGGGCACTCGCCGAGGGGCACACCGAGAAGGCCAGACGCCGCGTCGAACGGGATCTGACGCTGGCCGCCGCGGTCGTGCTGCTCGGTGCCGCCGCGATCGTGGCGTGCGCGCCGCAGCTCGTCCACGTCCTCTTCCAGCGCGGGGCGTTCACCGCCGCCGACACCGCCGCCACCGCCGGGGTGATGCGGGTGTACGCGCTGGGGCTGCTCGGGCACACCCTGGTCGGCGCGCTGGTCCGCACGTACTTCTCCGCCGGGCGCCCCACCTGGTACCCGCTGGCCGCGATGTCCGCCGGGATCGCCGCGACCGCGGTCCTCGGCGCGCTGGCCGTCGGCCCGTTCGGGGTGCGCGGGATCGCCGCCGCGAACGCCACCGGCATCACCCTGGCCGCCGTACTGCTGCTGTGCGGCACCGGCCCGCGCAGCGTGCCGATCCACCGCCGCCGGGTCGCCGCCGAACTCACCAAGACCCTGGTGGCGGCGGGCTGCGCGACCGGCGCGGCGCTGCTGTGCGCCCGCTGGGCGGACGCCGCGCTGCCCGGTGTCCGGGGCGCGGCGGCGGCCGTGGCCGCCGCCGTGCTGGTGGTCGCCGTGGTGTTCCCGCTGGCGCTGTGGCCGCTGCGGGCCGACGCGCTGCCCCGGCGGCCCGCCCGCGCGTCCGGCCCGCCCGATGTGACGTCCCCGCGCTCCTGGACCGACCGAGCACGCGAGGGCGGGCGCCGCACCGCCCGGCCCCCGCGCACCCCCCGTCCCGTCACACGAAAGCGCACCGATGCCCGCTGA
- a CDS encoding glycosyltransferase yields the protein MKALHIITGLGIGGAEQQLRLMIRHLPVHSDVVTLTNPGPVAEALTADGVRVVHLGMTGNRDLRALPRLVSLIRSGGYDLVHTHLYRACLYGRLAARLAGVRAVVATEHSLGESRMEGRPLTAGVRGLYLAGERLGRATVAVSPTVAERLGRWGVPRRRIHVVPNGIDPGALRFDPGARRSVRERYGVPADAYVVGAVGRLVPGKRFDQLVDALSELPPGVRLMIVGGGPELPALRERARRAGVMDRVVLTGETRPVLPRPAGPGGPPVAPAAPGPPALSALLSAMDVLASPSPQEAFGLAAVEALAAGLPVRYVDCPALEDLPPGAAGDAERVAPGPAAFADAVRRLRDAGPRERTVPDAVHHYGIARSAEQLTRVYASVLDRP from the coding sequence GTGAAGGCCCTGCACATCATCACCGGGCTCGGCATCGGCGGCGCCGAACAGCAGCTCAGGCTGATGATCCGGCATCTCCCCGTGCACAGCGACGTGGTGACCCTCACCAACCCGGGACCCGTCGCCGAGGCGCTCACCGCCGACGGGGTCCGGGTCGTCCACCTCGGGATGACCGGCAACCGGGATCTGCGGGCACTGCCCCGGCTGGTGTCGCTGATCCGCTCCGGCGGCTACGACCTCGTCCACACCCACCTGTACCGGGCCTGTCTGTACGGGCGGCTCGCCGCGCGGCTCGCCGGGGTCCGCGCGGTCGTCGCCACCGAACACTCCCTGGGCGAGTCCCGGATGGAGGGCCGTCCGCTCACCGCCGGGGTACGCGGGCTGTACCTCGCGGGCGAACGGCTCGGGCGCGCCACCGTCGCCGTCTCCCCGACCGTCGCCGAACGGCTGGGCCGCTGGGGCGTGCCCCGCCGCCGTATCCATGTCGTCCCCAACGGCATCGACCCCGGGGCCCTGCGCTTCGACCCCGGGGCCCGCCGGTCCGTCCGGGAGCGGTACGGGGTGCCCGCCGACGCGTATGTCGTCGGCGCGGTCGGACGGCTGGTGCCCGGCAAACGCTTCGACCAGCTCGTCGACGCGCTCTCCGAACTGCCGCCCGGGGTACGGCTGATGATCGTGGGCGGCGGTCCCGAACTGCCCGCGCTGCGCGAGCGGGCCCGGCGCGCCGGGGTCATGGACCGGGTGGTCCTCACCGGCGAGACCCGCCCCGTGCTCCCCCGCCCGGCCGGCCCCGGCGGTCCGCCCGTCGCCCCGGCCGCCCCCGGGCCCCCCGCCCTGTCCGCGCTGCTGTCCGCGATGGACGTCCTCGCCTCCCCCTCCCCGCAGGAGGCGTTCGGGCTCGCGGCCGTCGAGGCGCTGGCCGCCGGACTGCCCGTGCGCTATGTGGACTGCCCGGCCCTGGAGGACCTGCCGCCCGGCGCGGCCGGTGACGCCGAGCGGGTCGCCCCCGGCCCGGCGGCCTTCGCCGACGCCGTACGGCGGCTGCGGGACGCGGGGCCCCGGGAGCGGACCGTCCCGGACGCCGTCCACCACTACGGCATCGCCCGCAGCGCCGAACAGCTCACCCGGGTCTACGCGTCCGTCCTCGACCGCCCGTGA
- a CDS encoding YveK family protein → MTDNPGSLGRPKARTRWLPLWTALPLCALAGALAGGAYGKLKAPEYTATSYVVAVPTEKADPATALGFAQAYGRVATQLAVLGNAQVQAGVPVAELRRSVRAATSPDAPMVAVSATSHRAARAASIANAVSRALTIDANRTQDNTHVQLLQFSRATTPAAPSSASPRLTTLVGASAGGLLGGLGLLARPRRRVPAAADGAPVSVPGPAPAADLKR, encoded by the coding sequence ATGACCGACAACCCCGGCTCCCTGGGCCGCCCGAAGGCCCGTACGCGGTGGCTGCCCCTGTGGACCGCGCTGCCCCTGTGCGCGCTGGCCGGAGCGCTGGCCGGCGGCGCGTACGGGAAGCTGAAGGCGCCCGAGTACACGGCGACCAGCTATGTCGTCGCCGTCCCGACCGAGAAGGCCGACCCCGCGACCGCGCTCGGCTTCGCGCAGGCGTACGGGCGGGTGGCGACCCAGCTCGCGGTCCTCGGGAACGCCCAGGTCCAGGCGGGTGTACCGGTCGCCGAGCTGCGCCGCAGCGTACGGGCGGCCACCTCGCCGGACGCCCCGATGGTCGCGGTCTCCGCGACCTCGCACCGCGCGGCGCGGGCCGCGTCCATCGCCAACGCCGTGTCCCGGGCGCTGACCATCGACGCCAACCGGACCCAGGACAACACCCATGTCCAGCTCCTCCAGTTCTCCCGGGCGACCACTCCCGCCGCGCCCAGCTCCGCGTCCCCGAGGCTGACCACGCTGGTCGGGGCGAGCGCGGGCGGTCTGCTCGGCGGGCTCGGTCTGCTGGCCCGCCCGCGCCGCCGGGTACCGGCCGCCGCCGACGGGGCGCCCGTGTCCGTGCCCGGTCCGGCCCCGGCGGCGGACCTGAAGCGGTGA
- a CDS encoding GNAT family N-acetyltransferase: MTAPRPAGATAPAPLPPAAPVAAPRPALSAEVCRDPDAFAALAPAWQRLFARCSAATPFQHHAWLDSWWRSYGRRGRLRVVLVRSGADLVAAAPLALVRRPVPALVPLGGSLADYTDVLLDDAVPGAADALAAGLADAARGALVDLREVRPGAAAERVYAVWPGPKRLIHDSVCLELPAAPLTELIDRLPRPRAQRARAKLRKLDALGVRQRVVDADEAGAALGNLLELHRLQWQGRKVTAEHLRPRFREHLARAVVPMIRSGHAAVTEFTLDGTVVAVDLTLLAPGITGGYLAGAHPGLRSRKADVATMLLRSDTEKCAAAPDGGVGRGGVLSMLRGDEPYKHHWRPETVVNQRLLLARRPTAPLLAVPLADTWARERLRRARRVLRERAAGGPPGTNGGSGPARDTGTRHTGTGYTATGHTAAAQDGAGQGQGQGQDGVREAGGTPDGGGGP; this comes from the coding sequence GTGACGGCCCCGCGACCGGCCGGGGCCACGGCCCCCGCGCCGCTGCCCCCCGCCGCGCCCGTGGCCGCGCCCCGGCCCGCGCTGTCGGCGGAGGTGTGCCGGGACCCGGACGCCTTCGCCGCGCTGGCCCCCGCGTGGCAGCGGCTGTTCGCGCGCTGCTCGGCGGCGACCCCGTTCCAGCACCACGCGTGGCTCGACTCCTGGTGGCGCTCGTACGGGCGGCGGGGGCGGCTGCGGGTGGTGCTGGTGCGCTCGGGCGCGGACCTGGTGGCGGCGGCCCCGCTGGCCCTGGTCCGGCGGCCGGTGCCCGCCCTGGTGCCGCTCGGCGGTTCCCTCGCCGACTACACGGACGTGCTGCTGGACGACGCCGTCCCGGGCGCCGCCGACGCGCTCGCGGCGGGCCTCGCGGACGCCGCCCGGGGGGCCCTGGTCGATCTGCGCGAGGTCCGTCCCGGTGCCGCCGCCGAGCGGGTGTACGCGGTCTGGCCGGGCCCCAAGCGGCTGATCCATGACTCGGTGTGCCTGGAACTCCCGGCCGCGCCGCTCACGGAACTGATCGACCGGCTGCCCCGCCCCCGCGCCCAGCGGGCCCGCGCCAAGCTCCGCAAGCTCGACGCCCTCGGGGTGCGCCAGCGGGTGGTGGACGCCGACGAGGCGGGGGCCGCGCTCGGGAACCTCCTCGAACTGCACCGTCTCCAGTGGCAGGGACGCAAGGTGACGGCGGAGCACCTGCGGCCGAGGTTCCGGGAGCATCTGGCGCGGGCGGTCGTCCCGATGATCCGCTCGGGCCACGCCGCGGTCACCGAGTTCACCCTGGACGGCACGGTGGTCGCCGTCGACCTGACCCTGCTGGCACCCGGGATCACCGGCGGCTACCTCGCCGGGGCCCATCCGGGGCTGCGCTCCCGCAAGGCCGATGTGGCGACGATGCTGCTGCGCTCCGACACCGAGAAGTGCGCGGCGGCGCCCGACGGGGGCGTGGGCCGGGGCGGGGTGCTGAGCATGCTGCGCGGCGACGAACCGTACAAGCACCACTGGCGCCCCGAGACCGTCGTCAACCAGCGGCTGCTGCTGGCCCGCCGCCCGACCGCGCCGCTGCTGGCCGTACCCCTCGCGGACACCTGGGCCCGGGAGCGGCTGCGCCGCGCGCGGCGCGTCCTGCGGGAGCGGGCGGCGGGCGGACCGCCCGGCACGAACGGCGGCTCCGGACCGGCCCGCGACACCGGCACCCGGCACACCGGGACGGGGTACACCGCGACGGGACACACCGCGGCAGCCCAGGACGGGGCGGGGCAGGGGCAGGGGCAGGGGCAGGACGGGGTACGGGAAGCGGGTGGCACGCCGGACGGCGGTGGCGGGCCTTGA
- a CDS encoding glycoside hydrolase family 26 protein, giving the protein MAHQQRRIVHRRLLSLAAGAVVSATLVSGTAYAAGTGAVRAPEPSAPAAGPADPGPADPGTTDPGVTDPTAADPTAPDPAPPGPGSADPAAPPSAPASTASGRPPFGAYLDYGPRGVERMAELSEWLGGADLKVGHTYLPGDSWAGIEGQVDFLANWAGWRNAQRDRMFVLNVPMSDRNEQGIRDSQVRADLRRGAAGAFDRHFRELGERLVGLRLQDTVVVLGWEMNGTTYGHRCAPDPASWKQYWNRVVTTMRSVPGQKFRFDFTPSRGKDAIAWTECYPGDDTVDIIGMDSYDQPRGITFDEQVSEPYGLQHHVDFAKAHGKDISFPEWGLFRNGDNAEYMRRMIGWIDRQRPVYHTITDYCPHGVWQCDDNPRSAAVYRELLSGTASPTEPTEPTEPTEPTEPTEPTEPTEPTEPTEPTEPTEPSDCTPLDLGPWIGQWLTEEVCVPGVPEPPAYPGEEPEWPDWADPGEWTDWSEWSEWSEWSDWSEWADRAGSGPDTQGALSGAPAGPSRGA; this is encoded by the coding sequence ATGGCTCATCAGCAACGCCGGATAGTCCACCGACGACTTCTCTCCCTCGCGGCGGGAGCCGTCGTCTCGGCCACCCTCGTGTCAGGTACGGCGTACGCGGCCGGGACCGGCGCGGTCCGGGCCCCGGAACCCTCCGCCCCGGCGGCGGGGCCCGCCGACCCGGGTCCGGCGGACCCGGGGACCACGGACCCCGGGGTGACCGATCCGACCGCGGCCGACCCGACGGCACCCGATCCCGCGCCGCCCGGCCCGGGGTCCGCCGACCCCGCCGCGCCGCCGTCGGCGCCCGCGTCCACCGCGTCCGGGCGGCCCCCCTTCGGGGCCTATCTGGACTACGGGCCGCGCGGGGTGGAGCGGATGGCGGAGCTCAGCGAGTGGCTGGGGGGCGCGGACCTGAAGGTCGGTCACACCTATCTGCCCGGCGACTCCTGGGCCGGTATCGAGGGCCAGGTCGACTTCCTGGCCAACTGGGCGGGCTGGCGCAACGCCCAGCGCGACCGGATGTTCGTCCTCAACGTCCCGATGTCGGACCGCAACGAGCAGGGCATCCGGGACTCCCAGGTCCGCGCCGATCTGCGCAGGGGCGCGGCGGGCGCGTTCGACCGGCACTTCAGGGAGCTGGGGGAGCGGCTGGTCGGTCTCCGGCTCCAGGACACCGTGGTGGTCCTCGGCTGGGAGATGAACGGGACGACGTACGGGCATCGCTGTGCGCCGGACCCGGCGTCGTGGAAGCAGTACTGGAACAGGGTCGTCACCACCATGCGCTCGGTGCCGGGTCAGAAGTTCCGTTTCGATTTCACGCCGAGTCGCGGGAAGGACGCCATCGCCTGGACGGAGTGCTATCCGGGTGACGACACCGTCGACATCATCGGAATGGACTCGTACGACCAGCCGCGGGGCATCACCTTCGACGAACAGGTGAGTGAGCCGTACGGGCTTCAGCATCATGTGGACTTCGCGAAAGCCCACGGCAAGGATATTTCCTTTCCCGAGTGGGGGCTGTTCCGCAACGGCGACAACGCGGAATACATGCGGCGCATGATCGGGTGGATCGACCGTCAGCGGCCGGTTTACCACACGATCACCGACTACTGCCCGCACGGTGTGTGGCAGTGCGACGACAACCCGCGCTCGGCTGCCGTGTACCGCGAACTCCTGTCCGGTACGGCGTCCCCCACGGAGCCGACCGAACCGACGGAGCCGACCGAGCCGACGGAACCCACTGAGCCCACCGAGCCCACCGAGCCCACGGAACCGACCGAGCCGACCGAGCCGACGGAGCCGTCCGACTGCACGCCGCTGGACCTCGGTCCGTGGATCGGGCAGTGGCTCACCGAGGAGGTCTGCGTCCCGGGCGTCCCGGAGCCGCCGGCGTACCCGGGTGAGGAGCCCGAGTGGCCGGACTGGGCCGACCCCGGTGAGTGGACCGACTGGAGCGAGTGGAGCGAGTGGAGCGAGTGGAGCGACTGGAGTGAGTGGGCCGACCGGGCCGGTTCCGGTCCGGACACGCAGGGCGCGCTGTCCGGCGCCCCGGCCGGGCCCTCGCGCGGCGCGTAG
- a CDS encoding carboxylate--amine ligase: MSILDPSVPAVLLRIDRNPFHHGTLGAVRSLGRGGVEVHVVAESAASPVPRSRYLCRMHPPPPPGANLSAVAAVLRRVAARVARPAVLVPMDDAGAIAVSRLYRDLTELYLLPSQPGALPERVADKGELAEVCRALDIPHPVTLVPESPAQAAAAVWQLGAPVVAKWSRPWLVPTGTGLRSTVLVRSAAEAEALYRRTAEAGSPLLLQAYLAPGPRRDWFFHGYADRTGAVLGGGSGWKQRAWPPGAGLTAVGRWVPNPRLHATAQSLVRVLGYRGVLDLDFRLDPATDTYHLLDFNPRPGAQFRLFTDGQGLDVVRALHLDLTHRPLPGPAPLPGRRYVVENYAPLTALAALTRGDGAELAWYAADDPVPGRVMARLWTRHAVRRLTARLRDRLTPLRTAHRPARGPDPCAAHPADLRGNPHDTKASSC; the protein is encoded by the coding sequence GTGTCGATACTGGACCCGAGCGTTCCCGCCGTACTCCTCCGGATCGACCGCAACCCCTTCCACCACGGCACGCTCGGCGCGGTGCGGTCCCTCGGACGCGGCGGGGTGGAGGTGCACGTCGTCGCGGAATCCGCGGCGAGCCCGGTGCCGCGCTCCCGCTATCTGTGCCGGATGCACCCCCCGCCCCCGCCCGGGGCGAACCTGTCCGCGGTCGCCGCCGTGCTGCGGCGGGTCGCCGCCCGGGTCGCCCGCCCGGCCGTCCTCGTCCCCATGGACGACGCGGGCGCCATCGCGGTGAGCCGTCTCTACCGGGACCTGACCGAGCTGTACCTGCTGCCCAGCCAGCCCGGCGCGCTGCCCGAGCGGGTCGCCGACAAGGGCGAACTGGCGGAGGTGTGCCGCGCCCTCGACATCCCCCATCCGGTGACCCTGGTCCCCGAGAGCCCCGCGCAGGCCGCCGCCGCGGTGTGGCAGCTCGGGGCGCCGGTGGTCGCCAAATGGAGCCGCCCCTGGCTGGTGCCCACCGGCACCGGACTGCGCTCCACCGTCCTGGTGCGCTCCGCCGCCGAGGCGGAGGCCCTGTACCGCCGCACGGCCGAGGCGGGCAGTCCGCTGCTCCTCCAGGCGTACCTCGCGCCCGGCCCGCGCCGCGACTGGTTCTTCCACGGGTACGCCGACCGCACCGGGGCCGTGCTCGGCGGCGGCTCCGGCTGGAAGCAGCGCGCGTGGCCGCCGGGCGCGGGACTCACCGCCGTCGGCCGCTGGGTGCCCAACCCCCGGCTGCACGCCACCGCCCAGTCGCTGGTCCGGGTGCTCGGCTACCGGGGGGTCCTCGACCTCGACTTCCGGCTGGACCCGGCCACCGACACGTACCACCTCCTCGACTTCAACCCCCGGCCCGGCGCCCAGTTCCGGCTCTTCACGGACGGCCAGGGCCTCGACGTGGTGCGCGCCCTGCATCTGGACCTGACCCACCGTCCGCTGCCCGGCCCGGCCCCGCTGCCGGGCCGCCGCTATGTCGTCGAGAACTACGCGCCGCTCACCGCCCTGGCCGCCCTGACCCGGGGAGACGGCGCCGAACTCGCCTGGTACGCCGCCGACGACCCGGTGCCGGGCCGGGTCATGGCCCGGCTGTGGACCCGGCACGCGGTCCGCCGCCTCACCGCACGCCTACGCGACCGGCTGACCCCCCTCCGCACCGCGCACCGCCCCGCCCGGGGCCCCGACCCGTGCGCCGCCCACCCCGCCGACCTGCGCGGCAACCCTCATGACACGAAAGCGAGCAGCTGCTGA
- a CDS encoding NAD(P)-binding domain-containing protein translates to MYDLLVVGAGPYGLSIAAHAAAAGLDVRVFGRPMAAWRDHMPEGMFLKSEPWASHLSDPGRRYGLDAYGAERGVPTEHAVPLPVRTFAEYGLWFAQRAVPRVDERMIRTVDTCTGGFRALTEDGEPFHARSVALAVGVLPFVDVPGPLRGLGPEYVTHSSHHGDLTRFRDADVTVIGAGQAALETAALLAEQGTRVRVLARSHTLNWNGLPPAWRRPWWDSVRAPHSGLGCGWRNWCYAELPGAFRRLPESGRTRIAATALGPAGAWWLRDRFEPSVEVLPGHEAVRAGVRDGRVRLEVRGPAGAPVPLLTDHVIAATGFRAGRDRLRMLSPDLRASLMPLADGSPDVGRDFESSWPGLFLAGLVTASGFGPAMRFVHGASYTAGRLVRGVRRHVRHQSRTPVRPPRLPSPASPAPDRARTP, encoded by the coding sequence ATGTACGACCTGTTGGTGGTGGGAGCGGGCCCCTACGGCCTGTCGATCGCGGCACACGCGGCGGCGGCCGGGCTGGACGTCCGGGTCTTCGGCCGCCCGATGGCCGCGTGGCGCGACCATATGCCCGAGGGGATGTTCCTCAAGTCCGAGCCCTGGGCCTCGCACCTCTCCGACCCCGGGCGCCGCTACGGTCTCGACGCGTACGGCGCCGAGCGCGGCGTACCGACCGAGCACGCCGTACCGCTGCCGGTACGGACGTTCGCCGAGTACGGGCTGTGGTTCGCGCAGCGCGCGGTGCCCCGGGTGGACGAGCGGATGATCCGTACCGTCGACACCTGCACGGGCGGCTTCCGCGCGCTCACGGAGGACGGCGAGCCCTTCCACGCCCGGTCCGTGGCCCTGGCCGTCGGCGTGCTGCCGTTCGTCGACGTCCCCGGCCCGCTGCGCGGCCTCGGCCCCGAGTACGTCACCCACAGCAGCCACCACGGCGACCTGACCCGGTTCCGGGACGCGGATGTCACGGTGATCGGCGCGGGCCAGGCCGCCCTGGAGACGGCGGCGCTGCTCGCCGAGCAGGGCACCCGGGTCCGCGTCCTGGCCCGCTCCCACACCCTCAACTGGAACGGTCTGCCGCCCGCCTGGCGGCGCCCCTGGTGGGACTCCGTCCGCGCCCCGCACAGCGGGCTCGGCTGCGGCTGGCGCAACTGGTGCTACGCGGAGCTGCCCGGCGCGTTCCGCCGTCTGCCCGAGAGCGGCCGGACCCGGATCGCGGCGACCGCGCTCGGTCCCGCCGGGGCGTGGTGGCTGCGCGACCGGTTCGAGCCGTCCGTCGAGGTCCTCCCCGGGCACGAGGCGGTGCGCGCGGGCGTCCGGGACGGACGGGTGCGGCTGGAGGTGCGGGGACCGGCCGGGGCGCCGGTGCCGCTGCTCACCGACCATGTGATCGCCGCGACGGGGTTCCGGGCCGGCCGGGACCGGCTGCGGATGCTCTCCCCCGATCTGCGGGCGTCCCTGATGCCGCTCGCGGACGGTTCGCCGGACGTGGGACGGGACTTCGAGTCGTCCTGGCCGGGGCTGTTCCTGGCGGGGCTGGTCACGGCCTCGGGGTTCGGTCCCGCGATGCGGTTCGTGCACGGCGCGTCGTACACCGCGGGCCGTCTCGTACGGGGTGTCCGGCGCCATGTCCGCCACCAGTCCCGCACCCCCGTCCGCCCCCCGCGGCTGCCGTCCCCCGCGTCCCCCGCCCCCGACCGGGCCCGCACCCCCTGA